GGATGTACTGCTTATGGATATCCGTATGGATGTAATGTCAGGTCTGGATGCCGGCGAAATCCTATTAAAAAAGTATCCAGAAGCCAAAATATTATATCTAACTACTTTTTTAGATGATGACTATATCATTAAAGCGTTAAATATCGGAGCCAAAGGTTATATGATGAAACAAGACTTTGACAGTATCATTCCCGCTCTTCGCGCCGTTCACAAAGGGCAAAATGTGTATGGTAATGAAATTATAACTAAGCTTCCGAACCTTTTACACCAGTCCAGTCCTATCACCGATTATTCGTCCTATGGTCTAACTGAAAAGGAATATGAAATCATCTGTAAGATAGCCGATGGATTGTCTAATAAGGAGATTTCAGAAATTCTATTTCTGAGTGAAGGAACGATTCGAAATTACATCAGTTTAATACTTGAAAAGTTATCTCTTCGAGATAGAACGCAAATAGCTATCTTTTACTATAAAAATCGTTAGTTTTTTCGGTTATTTCTCCTGATATAAAAATACGCAAAAAGCTCCAAGATTTTCATTTCTATAAGACTTGAAAATCTTGGAGCTCTATTACTTATTACATATATTTATTAACCATTCATTATGAACTGTAAACGAGTTCTACCAGTACATTGAGCTTTTAAAAAAGACGACTCTAAATATATATTATTCTATTCCCTCTAAAAGAACAGCCAGGCAACTAAAACAAACAAACCTAGTATTAAAGCAATAGCAGGGACAAAAATCAAAAATGCAGCAATCATTAAGGCAGGTAAATCATTCTTTTCAATATCCAGATAATCCTCTTTCGATGACTTTTCAAAAGACTTTTTCTTTTTTCTTTTAAAAACTTCTGGTTGATCCGGCTGATCAAATATTGATTGCTCTATCTCATAATCCTGTTCACCTTTATCATTTTTATCTTTATTTTGTTGTGTCAGCCAATCCATGGCTCTGTCTACTTTTTTCTGAAATAGCATAATACTCTCTCCAGTCTACTACATCAATTTATGATGACAAGCTACAAAATGTCCAGGTCTGGCTTCTTCAAATTCTGGAACAACTTTTTTACAAATATCAGTTGCATATCTGCAACGAGTATGGAATTTGCAGCCTGATGGTGGTTTAATAGGGCTTGGTATATCACCTTCGAGAATAATGGTCTCTTTCTTTGTATCCACATCTGTTGTAGGAATAGCCGATAATAGAGCTTCCGTATATGGATGGGTAGGATGTGCAAAGATTTCTTCCGTTGTTGCAAGCTCTACAATATTACCTAAATACATAACACCTACTCTATCACTAATATATTTAATAACACTTAAGTCATGTGATATGAAAAGATAGGTAAGATTCTCCTCTTCCTTCAAATCCAATAATAGATTAATTATCTGTGACTGAATAGAAACATCCAGCGCTGATACAGCTTCATCGCATACTACGAATTTGGGCTTTAGAGCTAATGATCTCGCTATACC
The nucleotide sequence above comes from Anaerocolumna cellulosilytica. Encoded proteins:
- a CDS encoding response regulator, whose translation is MKVLLVDDDKLVCQSLKIILAADSDIEVIGMGHNGQEGISLYESLNPDVLLMDIRMDVMSGLDAGEILLKKYPEAKILYLTTFLDDDYIIKALNIGAKGYMMKQDFDSIIPALRAVHKGQNVYGNEIITKLPNLLHQSSPITDYSSYGLTEKEYEIICKIADGLSNKEISEILFLSEGTIRNYISLILEKLSLRDRTQIAIFYYKNR